The Aspergillus nidulans FGSC A4 chromosome VIII genome contains the following window.
CAAGCGGGAGGTGAGGAAATGGATCTTCTACCTCAGTGTTGGCGAGTTCGCATACGTGACGGCCAGGTGGAATATCGTTAGTCCACATTTCCGATACGGTAGGTACGGTACGGTAAAGCGGCACTGGCTGATAGCCCAAGTCGGAATATTAGATTTTTGCTCCGCCGATCCCAAATTATCTGGACTGGTTAAGCTATATCAGTCTATCTCGTTTTCAAGTTCACAATGTCTAATAATGATGATGGGTTCCATACTGCTAAGCGGAGGAAGCTTGACACCTCGCAAGAGGCTGCAGACTCCTCTGCCATAACGTCACATACACAGCTACGATCGCTTCTAGTCTTCCAACAAAACGTTGTAGAATCAAAGCAAGGTGAATATACCTTCAAAGTTTTCTGGGATGGTAGACCAGACTGACCGTCTTAAATATAGGCATAAGGCGATTCAAAGAGTTCCTCACGTCAATAGGACAGACTAACCATGAAGGCGAGAAAGCCAAAAAATTCCGCATACTTAAGGCGTACTGCGACACTCAAATTACTCGCAACACAGAAGAAGCAATCTGCTTTCCGGAGATCATCCAGACGTGGAACTTCGCAGACAGCAGTAATAATGAATCATTACTTACTTCTGTGCCCTCAGTTCTCGCAATCTTCCTGAAGACCGTCTCCAGCAATCTGGATTTTCGGGAATTTGGTATCGCTCTGTGCAAGTATTTGCTGCAGAAGGACCAGCTGCGGCTTTTCAACCGTGGCCTTACTGCGAACAAATCTAAAGAGCATCTGatttctccttgtcttcgaCTCCTGACGGAGATCGTCAGTTTCGACGGCGGTGCTGTCGCCCGGCAGCTCTACATCGCGCGTCACATTACTTTTAAGCGCATGGACGTGTTTCTGACACCGAACAAAGCGCAGCTGGAAGACAACGCCGATGATCCTAATGCATCTACTCTGAGGCGGAACGCTCAGCGATATGTTCTTGCAAACTTGAAATTTCAGAACACTGCCAACAAGACCGATATCATCGAGCAACAAAAGGTCATAAGAGCTTTTCTTGAACATCTAAGAAAGGACCCGCATGAAATTGTCATCGATATCGTCAAAGCAATTGAAAGAGATGTAATCCAAGATAGCTCCCTCTCCCGCAACACCAAGACCAAATTCTTCAGTCGATGGAACCTTGAAAGACTGGTCACCCTTTACGGTTATGACCGAGAATCCGAACAGGAAAACGCGACCGGCTTGTCTCTCGCCGATGAGGCACATAAGATCTTGTTGACAGTCTGCACCAAGACTGAGCATGGCGTTTTGCTGCCTCAAACAGGATGGTACCCTGTTAACAGCGATCCAGAATTGCTTCCAATTGAAGACGATGCTTCGATTGATTTAGGACTTGATTCCGCAGTCTACGTGGATAAGTACCGGGAATCGGTACCTGTCCGCAATGGTACGCTGTCTTACCTCATTCAGGTCCTCCGTCCGGAATCCGATAGTCTCCAGATTGCGCTTCTCTTAGCTATTTTCAAAGCAGCGCCGGAGCTAATTGCTGATTACTATACCAAGAAAGCGCTCTTTATGGCAGATCCAAAACCCACACCTTCGTGGATGGCGGAATCAACCGTTCTCTTCTCGACAGTTAGTTTACCGGTTCCTGCCAATTGTGGTTGGAAGGATAAGCTGCCCGCCATGCCTCCGCCTGTTTCGGTGGTCATCGAGAATATTCTTCCCCGGCCACTTACGCAGAAAGTGCTGACGCGCTGTTTCAACTTGAATACTGAGATCGTCACTCTTTTTGCAGTTAGAGTCCTGACGATGTCTTTCAATAAATTGCGCGACACCCTGAAAATCTTCCGTGCTGATCATGGCGCCGGCCAGCATTTGTGGACCCAAGCTGCAGACAAGTTGACTGTTGAGTTTGGTCATAGGTGCCCTCAGATGAAGGACGTTGTAACTTTGTTTCGGAGAACAGCTAAAGATGActtgcagcagctggaggcggtCTCCGAGCTACTTGCTTGCTTCTATGAGGTTCTGACAAAtgcggctctggaagagGGCTTTGACGTTTCCCTTGTTCTCGTTGATATTTTAAAACGACTGGACGAAGGAAATCTCGACGCGGAGAGCACAGAACTCCTGATAAGCCAATTACAAAACATTCTCAAAATTGCTCAACAATCTGCATCCCTACGCTGGTGGAACCAGCCAGGTAATGTCCCTGGTGTCAAGTTATCATCGTTATCTCTAACATTATAACAGGATCCATGCAATTTTCTGCGTTTACGTCCATCTTGAGAGTCTTAATCAACACGTCCTCTGAAGGTTCTTTCAAAGAGATCCACTCACTCCTCGCAAATGTGCTGATAGAATACTCGGTCATtcgctcctccagcttctcggcTGTCCTGTCTAGCTTTGGGTCGTCCGACTCCGAATCTCAACACCAGTTGGCCTTCTTCGATAATTGCGCTTGCCGTGTGACCAAGAAGCCGGTTCACTATCAAGATCTACTCGGATCTCTTGTCCAAACTCCCGAGCTGCTGAGTCCTCTAGTGGCTGCTGTTATTGAGCAATGGCCTTTCGTACTCAAAGCTGGAAATGATAGCGCTAAGACAAACGTGAGCGAATTCATCGTTAGATTGCTCAGAAACCTTCATCCAGCCGGGGAGAGTCTACAAGGGCTGAAAGCGGCTCGGGACGAATTAGTCAACGCTACGGAGGATCGGAAGCTGAAGTCACGCTTCAGAAAGGCCTTGAAAGGGTGTGAAGAGGACGAAAAAGAGGATCAGAACCCAGACTCTGAACCAAGAGAACAACCCTCGTCAGCCCCGAAAAAAGAATGGCAAAACATTGATTTGGAAGAAATTTTTGGCTCTTTACCGGCCGAGGGGACTACTCATAATGAGCTATATAGATGGGACCAAAAAGAGGTAGCGGAGTCGCTGGAGGAGGGTCGAATAGCAGAGCTTTTCCTATGCCTGTGCTCCGAGCATGAAGAGGTTCGGAGACAGGCGCTTCCGAACATTTCGCGATTCATGATGAAGCTCAAGGTAATATCCTCGTTGCCTGTATGTCTCAGCGTCATGAGACTAATCAACGCTTGCAGGAATCCAAGTATGCCGAATGGCGCAGCGCCTACATCCTAACTGGAGAATTCCTCGAGACTGTCAAACAAATTGGGGTTGAATCACCCGTGCCGTGGATTGTGGGAGAATGTGCTGCCAGCTGTCTTGCAATTCTTGTGGACCCGATGCATAAACTCTATGGAAAGATCAATAAGTTCCTTCAGAAAGCTCCTGCTTGGGAGGTGGAAAAAATACCGTCTTATTGGATTGACAAAATCCTGTTGCATGAGCCCGAGTTGGATGACGGCTACTTTGAGGAAACCGCATGGCTATTGGATCTGCTTGTCAAGGGACTTCGAACGGAACAGGTACGCCCTATAGCCCTCCATAGATTGTCCCGCTTGTTTAACATTTATCAGGATATGGAGATATATCGCCGGGCCAACGTTTTTGAGAGAGTCCTGTCGTTCTACGATTCACCAGGTGCTGGCTTCtctgcgaagaagaaaattTTGCACTTGGTGTACCGCTCAACACAGGTCCAGGGCAGTACAACTTTGATTACAAGAGCAGGCATTATTAGTTGGATACAGAGCCAAATCCCATCAGTCACCGGCAGGGATGCGTCCACCCTTACAGCTATGGCGCAGTCATTACTTCAATCGTCGGACCATGATCGGACCGTGAAGTGGAGTGAAGGCGCTGTACAACGAGCAGTTGAACAGATTACTGCGTAGAATTGGACGAGGTGAGGATAACTTTGGACCATATACCCACTATATAGCACTGGAATAAAGTTGTGTTTTATTACGTATTCGGCCTTCTGCCTGGTTTTGCGGTCAAAACCATGAAATATGTTGATGCGTCTgcgaaaggaagagaaaacgGTGTGATAACCACAGAGAATAATTGATCAGGTACGCGGCGAGAAGTCAAGTGGCAGCAATCTCCAGCGTTGTGGCTGCAAAATACGTGGACCAGCTGCAGAGTAGTGTGTTGTTCCAGCGAGCTGGCcgtttcctttcctttttgggcGGCGCGAAACTTCAGAACTCCGACCTTGGGCTCATCGCCTCAACTCCCCTTaaccttttcttcttccgcccgATCACGCTCTGCGAAAGCTCCAAAGTCATATATCTCTTTGGCCATCCAGTACCAATATCCCAACTATTAGTTACCCCAATTTCTCTCGGTCACACTCGCTCCTGCT
Protein-coding sequences here:
- a CDS encoding NPA1/URB1 family protein (transcript_id=CADANIAT00002488), whose protein sequence is MSNNDDGFHTAKRRKLDTSQEAADSSAITSHTQLRSLLVFQQNVVESKQGIRRFKEFLTSIGQTNHEGEKAKKFRILKAYCDTQITRNTEEAICFPEIIQTWNFADSSNNESLLTSVPSVLAIFLKTVSSNLDFREFGIALCKYLLQKDQLRLFNRGLTANKSKEHLISPCLRLLTEIVSFDGGAVARQLYIARHITFKRMDVFLTPNKAQLEDNADDPNASTLRRNAQRYVLANLKFQNTANKTDIIEQQKVIRAFLEHLRKDPHEIVIDIVKAIERDVIQDSSLSRNTKTKFFSRWNLERLVTLYGYDRESEQENATGLSLADEAHKILLTVCTKTEHGVLLPQTGWYPVNSDPELLPIEDDASIDLGLDSAVYVDKYRESVPVRNGTLSYLIQVLRPESDSLQIALLLAIFKAAPELIADYYTKKALFMADPKPTPSWMAESTVLFSTVSLPVPANCGWKDKLPAMPPPVSVVIENILPRPLTQKVLTRCFNLNTEIVTLFAVRVLTMSFNKLRDTLKIFRADHGAGQHLWTQAADKLTVEFGHRCPQMKDVVTLFRRTAKDDLQQLEAVSELLACFYEVLTNAALEEGFDVSLVLVDILKRLDEGNLDAESTELLISQLQNILKIAQQSASLRWWNQPGSMQFSAFTSILRVLINTSSEGSFKEIHSLLANVLIEYSVIRSSSFSAVLSSFGSSDSESQHQLAFFDNCACRVTKKPVHYQDLLGSLVQTPELLSPLVAAVIEQWPFVLKAGNDSAKTNVSEFIVRLLRNLHPAGESLQGLKAARDELVNATEDRKLKSRFRKALKGCEEDEKEDQNPDSEPREQPSSAPKKEWQNIDLEEIFGSLPAEGTTHNELYRWDQKEVAESLEEGRIAELFLCLCSEHEEVRRQALPNISRFMMKLKVISSLPESKYAEWRSAYILTGEFLETVKQIGVESPVPWIVGECAASCLAILVDPMHKLYGKINKFLQKAPAWEVEKIPSYWIDKILLHEPELDDGYFEETAWLLDLLVKGLRTEQDMEIYRRANVFERVLSFYDSPGAGFSAKKKILHLVYRSTQVQGSTTLITRAGIISWIQSQIPSVTGRDASTLTAMAQSLLQSSDHDRTVKWSEGAVQRAVEQITA